In a single window of the Saccharothrix australiensis genome:
- a CDS encoding DUF4255 domain-containing protein — protein sequence MIHEVDEGLRRLLVAAGVPGDRGDLVFDAPTTQWAARRNAPTINVFLYDIREDMTRRQAGTTEVHDEDGALLGLRGAARWFELSYLVTAWTNRPQDEHRLLSDVLACLVRTERLDPRWLSGSLAELGLSVGLEAALPLSEGRAATDVWSALGGELKPAVNVRVTAPLAGEWTPAGPPVTEGMVLRTAPGAEREASGARRLRYEGPTTAEGEGFAVTRPRPLPSARRRRGEPIR from the coding sequence GTGATCCACGAGGTGGACGAGGGGCTGCGCCGGCTGCTCGTCGCGGCCGGCGTGCCCGGCGACCGCGGCGACCTGGTGTTCGACGCGCCCACCACGCAGTGGGCGGCGCGGCGCAACGCGCCCACGATCAACGTCTTCCTCTACGACATCCGGGAGGACATGACGCGGCGGCAGGCCGGCACGACCGAGGTGCACGACGAGGACGGCGCGCTGCTGGGCCTGCGCGGCGCGGCCCGCTGGTTCGAGCTGTCCTACCTCGTCACCGCGTGGACCAACCGGCCGCAGGACGAGCACCGGCTGCTGTCGGACGTGCTGGCCTGCCTGGTGCGCACCGAACGGCTCGACCCGCGGTGGCTCTCCGGGTCGCTGGCCGAGCTGGGCCTGTCGGTCGGGTTGGAGGCGGCGCTGCCGCTGTCGGAGGGGCGCGCGGCGACCGACGTGTGGTCCGCGCTCGGCGGTGAGCTGAAGCCCGCCGTCAACGTCCGGGTCACCGCGCCGCTGGCGGGGGAGTGGACGCCCGCCGGCCCGCCGGTGACCGAGGGGATGGTGCTGCGGACCGCGCCGGGTGCGGAGCGGGAGGCGTCCGGCGCCCGCAGGCTCCGCTACGAGGGGCCGACCACCGCCGAGGGCGAGGGCTTCGCGGTGACCAGGCCGCGTCCGCTGCCCTCGGCCCGGCGTCGTCGCGGCGAGCCGATCCGATGA
- a CDS encoding DUF11 domain-containing protein, with protein MSDWARNRAVAAITAVVALCGVLVAVRATTTSTTAAAQQDDPPATGRIAFAGTGHRGIGAVADPVPDAPATSEPLLGPGPAHFDDHVSARGDLVVFTSRRDARRPQVYLRTPNGAVRRLTTGRDAGHPQLSPDLRSVVFDSAENGQRDLWVVGVDGAGARRLTDTPEDETWPTFSPDGAQVAFSADRGGGPEIHRQPVAGGRAVRVTDEPVGAAVEPAWHPRDGRIAYALDRGADAPVQLRVVDGVGVGVPVLGGDQAGWRGHWPAWKPDGTGLLFLSHDQTCDCPADPNVEKVYQVDTGQGLPVTTAPGLLLAEDRQVSSPAWSVTGGRPRLLVSRTTAATRSTATLQDIRPDGVDPRDLGLPVLREDPASVEDPNRLFYPGEGYDPWTQRQSYSPDGRRIAVTRFEDVDGRRAQRLWLVDSDGGDPRRLPVADRSATDWEFDPAWSPDGRFIAFARRSPGAVPGRGAGASRVVVVEVATGAVVGRLRPPPEVAEREDTQPAWSPDGAALAFTRGVIRDAGQPGEVRDNHVWTARARTLDGQRDLSAAVCGFDCRVTDDSAAFRPDGGAVVFNREFDGLPEVSPDGGRCRLVLPRGPGSCSTPVTAPPSGPFQPRDAAYAPDGDRLVVTTRRTGDARSPEELAVLDPAGGDLDRITRDLPGRQKEPTWQPSVDLAVQAPPSAPEVGTGATTTVAVAVANRGPATSPGTALTLAVPAGLRVVAARPDRGSCDATALRCDLGALEDGASVRITVELVGVTPGRWPVTWSVTGDVLDVRPSDNSARTEVPVRDPVPSPTPTPTPTPSPSPSPPPPPPPPPAPPAAGPGVTVVVQPVPSYVGGRATATYVVRNAGGSLATGLRLELGLPERVPVAALPAGCTATGCVLPDLGPGATQVVQVGFAPDAPLETTVRGALRTTGTDADPGDNTASAPMRVLLPRIVAVPPIGEPGFVTSVRGVDFPPGVPVRLTWSPGITAAAAPTTPRADGRFAAQLLILPKDQTGPRTITATGPGFRPATTPFLVVVGSVGPPDMVRRR; from the coding sequence TTGTCCGACTGGGCGCGAAACCGAGCCGTCGCCGCGATCACGGCGGTGGTCGCGCTGTGCGGGGTGCTCGTCGCGGTGCGGGCCACCACGACGTCGACCACGGCGGCGGCGCAGCAGGACGACCCGCCTGCCACGGGCCGCATCGCCTTCGCCGGCACCGGCCACCGCGGCATCGGCGCGGTCGCCGACCCGGTGCCGGACGCGCCGGCGACGAGCGAGCCGCTGCTGGGTCCGGGACCGGCGCACTTCGACGACCACGTGTCGGCGCGCGGCGACCTGGTGGTGTTCACCAGCCGGCGCGACGCGCGCCGGCCGCAGGTGTACCTGCGCACGCCGAACGGCGCGGTGCGCAGGCTGACCACCGGTCGCGACGCCGGCCACCCGCAGCTGTCGCCGGACCTGCGCTCGGTGGTGTTCGACTCCGCCGAGAACGGGCAGCGCGACCTGTGGGTGGTGGGCGTCGACGGCGCCGGCGCCCGCCGGCTCACCGACACCCCCGAGGACGAGACGTGGCCGACGTTCTCACCGGACGGCGCGCAGGTCGCGTTCTCGGCCGACCGCGGCGGCGGACCGGAGATCCACCGGCAGCCGGTCGCCGGCGGCCGGGCGGTGCGGGTGACCGACGAACCCGTCGGCGCGGCGGTCGAACCCGCCTGGCACCCGCGCGACGGCCGCATCGCCTACGCCCTGGACCGGGGCGCGGACGCGCCCGTCCAGCTCCGGGTGGTCGACGGCGTCGGCGTGGGCGTGCCGGTGCTGGGCGGCGACCAGGCCGGGTGGCGCGGCCACTGGCCCGCCTGGAAGCCCGACGGGACCGGCCTGCTGTTCCTCAGCCACGACCAGACGTGCGACTGCCCCGCCGACCCGAACGTGGAGAAGGTCTACCAGGTCGACACCGGGCAGGGCCTGCCCGTCACGACCGCGCCGGGCCTGCTGCTGGCCGAGGACCGGCAGGTGTCCTCGCCCGCGTGGTCGGTCACCGGCGGCCGGCCGCGGCTGCTGGTCTCGCGGACGACCGCGGCGACCCGCTCCACCGCGACCCTCCAGGACATCCGGCCCGACGGGGTGGACCCGCGCGACCTCGGCCTGCCGGTGCTGCGCGAGGACCCGGCGAGCGTCGAGGACCCGAACCGCCTGTTCTACCCGGGCGAGGGGTACGACCCGTGGACGCAGCGGCAGTCCTACTCGCCGGACGGCAGGCGGATCGCGGTCACCCGGTTCGAGGACGTCGACGGGCGGCGGGCGCAGCGGCTGTGGCTGGTGGACTCCGACGGCGGCGACCCGCGCCGGCTGCCCGTCGCCGACCGGTCGGCGACGGATTGGGAGTTCGACCCCGCGTGGTCCCCCGACGGCCGGTTCATCGCCTTCGCCCGCCGGTCGCCCGGCGCGGTGCCCGGTCGCGGCGCGGGGGCGAGCCGGGTGGTCGTCGTGGAGGTGGCGACCGGCGCGGTGGTGGGCCGCCTGCGCCCGCCGCCCGAGGTCGCCGAGCGGGAGGACACCCAGCCCGCGTGGTCGCCCGACGGCGCGGCCCTCGCGTTCACCAGGGGCGTGATCCGCGACGCGGGACAGCCCGGTGAGGTCCGCGACAACCACGTCTGGACCGCGCGGGCGCGGACCCTGGACGGGCAGCGCGACCTGTCGGCGGCGGTCTGCGGGTTCGACTGCCGGGTCACCGACGACAGCGCGGCGTTCCGCCCGGACGGCGGCGCGGTGGTCTTCAACCGCGAGTTCGACGGCCTGCCGGAGGTCTCGCCGGACGGCGGGCGGTGCCGCCTCGTGCTGCCGCGCGGGCCGGGTTCGTGCTCGACGCCGGTGACCGCGCCGCCCTCGGGGCCGTTCCAGCCCAGGGACGCGGCGTACGCCCCGGACGGCGACCGGCTGGTGGTGACCACCCGTCGCACGGGTGACGCCCGGTCGCCGGAGGAGTTGGCCGTGCTCGACCCCGCCGGCGGCGACCTCGACCGGATCACGCGCGACCTGCCCGGCAGGCAGAAGGAGCCGACCTGGCAGCCGTCGGTGGACCTGGCGGTGCAGGCGCCGCCGTCCGCGCCGGAGGTGGGTACGGGCGCGACCACGACCGTGGCGGTGGCGGTGGCGAACCGGGGTCCGGCGACCTCGCCGGGCACCGCGCTGACCCTCGCGGTGCCCGCCGGGCTCCGGGTGGTCGCGGCCCGTCCGGACCGCGGTTCCTGCGACGCGACCGCGCTGCGGTGCGACCTGGGCGCGCTGGAGGACGGCGCGAGCGTGCGGATCACCGTGGAGCTGGTGGGCGTGACACCCGGCCGGTGGCCGGTGACGTGGTCGGTGACGGGCGACGTGCTGGACGTGCGGCCGTCGGACAACTCGGCGCGGACGGAGGTCCCGGTGCGCGACCCCGTGCCGTCTCCCACCCCCACGCCCACGCCCACGCCGTCGCCGTCGCCTTCACCTCCCCCGCCCCCGCCCCCGCCGCCGGCGCCGCCCGCGGCCGGTCCCGGCGTGACCGTCGTGGTGCAGCCGGTTCCGTCCTATGTGGGCGGTCGCGCCACCGCGACCTACGTCGTGCGCAACGCGGGCGGTTCCCTGGCCACCGGGCTGCGCCTGGAACTCGGGCTGCCCGAGCGGGTGCCCGTGGCGGCGTTGCCCGCCGGCTGCACGGCGACCGGGTGCGTGCTGCCCGACCTCGGGCCCGGCGCGACGCAGGTCGTGCAGGTCGGGTTCGCGCCGGACGCGCCGCTGGAGACCACCGTCCGCGGTGCGCTGCGGACCACCGGCACGGACGCCGACCCCGGCGACAACACCGCGAGCGCGCCGATGCGGGTGCTCCTGCCGCGCATCGTGGCCGTGCCGCCGATCGGCGAGCCCGGCTTCGTGACCTCGGTGCGGGGCGTGGACTTCCCGCCCGGCGTGCCGGTGCGGCTCACCTGGTCGCCCGGCATCACCGCGGCGGCCGCGCCCACGACCCCGCGCGCGGACGGCCGGTTCGCCGCGCAGCTGCTGATCCTGCCCAAGGACCAGACGGGGCCGCGCACCATTACCGCGACCGGGCCCGGCTTCCGGCCCGCCACGACGCCGTTCCTGGTGGTGGTCGGCTCCGTCGGGCCGCCGGACATGGTGCGGCGCAGGTGA
- a CDS encoding response regulator transcription factor — translation MKTRIPVAVYAEDPVLRTGVVHQLRPSPDVEILAAREDARARVSLVVVDEVDDAAARLLRRLQRSSETRTGVVVGRFDQDALQVTVDCGVSAVVRRAEADQHRLVGTVRALARGEAVLPGDLLGRLLDHVGRLQRSVLDPNGPTMSTLTPREADMLRLIAEGFDTAEIATKMSFSERTVKNVLHQVNTRLNLRNRAHAVGYVMRHGLI, via the coding sequence ATGAAGACCAGAATCCCTGTTGCGGTGTACGCCGAGGACCCGGTCCTGCGCACCGGGGTCGTCCACCAGCTCCGACCGTCACCGGACGTCGAGATACTCGCCGCGCGGGAGGACGCGCGGGCACGCGTGTCGCTGGTGGTGGTGGACGAGGTCGACGACGCGGCGGCCCGGCTGCTGCGCCGGCTCCAGCGCTCGTCGGAGACCCGCACGGGCGTGGTCGTCGGCCGGTTCGACCAGGACGCGCTCCAGGTCACCGTGGACTGCGGCGTGTCGGCGGTGGTGCGCCGCGCCGAAGCCGACCAGCACCGGCTGGTGGGCACCGTGCGGGCACTGGCCAGGGGCGAGGCCGTGCTGCCCGGCGACCTGCTCGGCAGGCTGCTGGACCACGTCGGGCGGTTGCAGCGCAGCGTGCTGGACCCCAACGGGCCCACGATGTCCACGCTCACGCCGCGCGAGGCGGACATGCTGCGGCTGATCGCGGAGGGCTTCGACACCGCGGAGATCGCGACGAAGATGTCCTTCTCCGAGCGGACGGTGAAGAACGTGCTGCACCAGGTGAACACCCGGCTGAACCTGCGCAACCGCGCCCACGCCGTGGGTTACGTGATGCGGCACGGCCTGATCTGA
- a CDS encoding hydrolytic protein — translation MTATTEFGLPTVVVTPGQETSTTMTVRNDSDIVEAYEFEVVGDCAPWTAVEPARLSLYPGTSGQVTVLLRPPRSPSVRAGEVPLGVRVLPAERPESVVVSETTVVVEPFAEQRAELVPERRRAWRSARYHVELHNAGNTPVAVSLTAPEADDRLTYTVPRQPVDVAPGDRAELDLRVRVGSVLWFGKPEHWPLALEVTAVAGEDATRHEPEGELIQLPVLPRWLLALLAALLALVLAWLLLVRPAVRSAAREAADDRAREVAQAAQDQSAQDQSAQDRPGERNGQQPRTGGQPEGQGRGQEQGRGQGQPGTAVGGQQSSSTIEVRTAAGARNAASYTVPRGKVFRVTDIVLGNHQGDEGVLTIAFGERTIPPIALETFRNQDYHWVTPIDIPQGASVTVTVDCTRTGTPASGQQAADCFQAVNVSGELGDLPTGN, via the coding sequence GTGACCGCAACGACGGAATTCGGTCTCCCCACGGTGGTCGTGACGCCCGGCCAGGAGACCAGCACGACGATGACGGTGCGCAACGACAGCGACATCGTCGAGGCGTACGAGTTCGAGGTGGTGGGCGACTGCGCGCCGTGGACCGCGGTGGAACCGGCCCGGCTGTCGCTGTACCCCGGCACCTCCGGGCAGGTGACCGTGCTGCTGCGCCCACCGCGCTCGCCTTCGGTGCGCGCGGGCGAGGTGCCGCTGGGTGTGCGGGTGCTGCCCGCCGAACGCCCCGAGTCGGTGGTGGTGTCGGAGACGACCGTGGTCGTCGAGCCGTTCGCCGAGCAGCGCGCCGAGCTGGTCCCGGAACGCCGCCGGGCCTGGCGCAGCGCCCGCTACCACGTTGAGCTGCACAACGCGGGCAACACCCCGGTGGCGGTGTCGCTCACCGCGCCGGAGGCCGACGACCGGCTCACGTACACCGTTCCCCGGCAACCGGTCGACGTCGCGCCGGGTGACCGCGCGGAGCTGGACCTGCGCGTGCGGGTGGGCTCGGTGCTGTGGTTCGGCAAGCCCGAGCACTGGCCGCTCGCCCTGGAGGTCACGGCCGTCGCGGGCGAGGACGCCACCCGGCACGAGCCGGAGGGCGAGCTGATCCAGCTACCGGTGCTGCCCCGGTGGCTGCTGGCGCTGCTCGCGGCGCTGCTGGCGCTCGTGCTGGCGTGGTTGCTGCTGGTGCGACCGGCCGTGCGCAGCGCCGCGCGGGAGGCGGCCGACGACCGGGCGCGGGAGGTCGCCCAGGCCGCCCAAGATCAGTCGGCGCAGGACCAGTCGGCGCAGGACCGGCCCGGCGAGCGGAACGGCCAGCAGCCCAGGACGGGCGGGCAACCGGAGGGACAGGGCCGAGGACAGGAGCAGGGCCGGGGGCAGGGACAGCCGGGCACCGCCGTCGGCGGGCAGCAGAGCTCCAGCACCATCGAGGTCCGCACGGCCGCCGGCGCGCGCAACGCCGCCTCGTACACCGTGCCGAGGGGCAAGGTCTTCCGGGTCACCGACATCGTGCTGGGCAACCACCAGGGCGACGAGGGCGTGCTCACCATCGCGTTCGGCGAGCGGACGATCCCGCCGATCGCCCTGGAGACGTTCCGGAACCAGGACTACCACTGGGTGACGCCGATCGACATCCCGCAGGGCGCCTCCGTCACCGTGACGGTGGACTGCACCAGGACCGGCACGCCGGCCAGCGGGCAGCAGGCGGCCGACTGCTTCCAGGCGGTCAACGTCAGCGGCGAGCTGGGCGACCTGCCGACCGGGAACTGA